A portion of the Anthonomus grandis grandis chromosome 19, icAntGran1.3, whole genome shotgun sequence genome contains these proteins:
- the LOC126747655 gene encoding pro-resilin-like, which translates to MKISAIFLTTISLALADLGPPSQYLPPQNQYLPPQNQYLPPQNQYLPPQRQYLPPQNQYLPPTVAAPAPKYLPPSTSYGVPSVRPTKQYLPPSTSYGASYDPSRGYEERSEPANYEFEYQVKDEQSGNDFGHKEQRKGDVAQGKYYVLLPDGRLQTVEYTADTEGYKPKISYQQVSVGGYQYPSGGGYQYRK; encoded by the exons ATGAAG ATCTCCGCAATTTTCTTGACGACCATCTCGCTCGCCCTAGCGGACCTGGGACCTCCCTCTCAGTACCTCCCGCCCCAAAACCAATACCTGCCGCCTCAAAATCAATATCTGCCACCCCAGAACCAGTACTTGCCGCCCCAAAGACAATACTTGCCGCCCCAGAACCAATATCTTCCCCCTACTGTTGCCGCCCCCGCTCCCAAATACTTGCCGCCCTCGACGTCTTATGGGGTACCATCAGTGAGACCCACCAAGCAATACTTGCCGCCCAGCACCAGCTACGGAGCCTCCTACGACCCTAGCAGGGGTTACGAGGAACGTTCG GAACCTGCCAATTACGAGTTCGAATATCAAGTGAAAGACGAGCAATCCGGCAACGATTTCGGGCATAAGGAGCAGAGGAAAGGGGACGTGGCCCAAGGGAAGTACTACGTACTTTTGCCCGACGGTAGACTGCAAACTGTCGAGTATACCGCCGATACCGAGGGGTACAAACCGAAGATCAGTTATCAGCAAGTGAGCGTCGGGGGGTACCAGTACCCCAGCGGCGGCGGATACCAGTACAGGAAGTGA